GGGCAAAATCATAGAGCCCCAGCCAGATGTCTTTCTCTATGCGCTTGCGCATGTAGATTCTATCGGCGTGGCGGAGCACCAAGTAGTGGAAATAGCGGGTACGGGCGACTTTTGCCTTGCTTTTCACCGGTAGCTCGGCTACCAGCCCGTGCTGAAAGGCGTAGCACTCGCTCTGCACAGGGCAAAACAGGCAGTCCGGCTTCAGCGGGGTGCACTGAATGGCACCAAACTCCATAATGGCCTGGTTGAACTCAGCGGGCGCATCGGCCGGAATCAGCGTATCAGCCAGCTGCTGGAAAACCTTGCGGCTGGCCGGCACGGCAATGTCAGCCGAAATGCCAAACACTCGGGCCAGCACCCGGAATACGTTGCCATCCAGCACCGCTACTTTTTCATCGTAAGCAAAAGAGGCAATGGCGGCCGCGGTGTACTGGCCCACGCCGCGCAGCTGCAGCAAGCCGGCGTACGTACCAGGAAACTGCCCCTCAAATTCCCGTACTACCTGCTGGGCGGTATGATGCATGTTGCGGGCCCGGGAATAATAGCCCAGGCCCTGCCAGTGGCGCAGCACCTCATCCTCGGGAGCGGCCGCCAGATCATGCACAGTGGGATAAGTGGTGATAAAATCGAGGTAGTAGGGGAGGCCCTGCTTGACCCGGGTTTGCTGCAGAATCACTTCCGAAAGCCAGATGGCATAAGGGTCGCGGGTGTGCCGCCAGGGCAGGTCCCGGCGGTGGCGCGGATACCAGGCCAGCAGGGCGCGGGAGAAGAACGGATGGGCGGCAGAAGAGGAAGAAGGCGTCAAAATGGTGAAGAAGAAAGGCTTGTCAGATGAAGAGCATCCAACATGGATTCGGGAGAAAGTATTGTAAAACAAAAAAAGGAAACTACCTTTGTGGCCCCAATTCGTAGGCGAACCGCCTATTGGGCAAAGGCTTACGTATAGAATCGGGGAGTTTTGCCCGTATATTTTTTCACTCCATAGTACACTTACCAGCGTGACTAAAGCAGAAGTAATCGCCGAAATTGCCGAGAAGACTGGCATTGAGAAAGCAGACGTTTCGGCTACCGTAGAAGCCTTCTTCAAAGTAGTGAAGGATTCCATGGCCGATGGCAACAACATCTACGTGCGTGGCTTCGGAAGCTTCGTCAACAAAAAACGGGCGAAAAAAGTAGCCCGCAACATCTCGAAAAACACGTCGATTATCATCGACGAACACTTCATCCCGAGCTTCAAGCCGTCGAAAACCTTCATCGGCAAGATCAAAAACAGCAAGAAGATCAAGGAGCTGGCTCAGGCATAAGTTCGTTTCTTTGTAACATTGCCGCAGCGCCGCCAGGTTTTCGTGTAAAGCCCGGCGGCCTGCTTTTTTCTTCGCATGGCTCGTACTTCCTCTTCGCATCAACTGATTCTGGTCCTCGTCGCTCTGGTGATAGTGGGGGCCTTGTTTATGTTGCCGAAGGGAATTGTGAAGCCCAAAGAAGGCAAAGGCGAGCTGGCGCAAACCGCAGCTCGCACAGCTAACCGCGACAATGGTGCCGCAGCCCCCTCTACAGCTTCTGTAGAAGGGGCTGCGCCCGTTACGGCCGGTGCTACGCCTGAGCAGCCCCACATGGCCGCTACTCCGGCGCAGCAGAAGGAGCTGGCGCAGCTGCGGGCTAAATACGCTGCTGCCGATGGCACCGCAAAATCCCGCCTGGCCGGTGACCTGGCCAAGCAGTATGCCGCCGTCAATAAGTTTGACAGCGCAGGATACTACTACGAGCAGGTAGCCGTGGCCCGCCCCGGTGAGCAAGCCTGGAAACGGGCCGCCGATCAGTACTTCGAAGCGTTCAGCTTCGCGGCTACCGAGGAGCGGGCTAAGCAGCTGAGTGCCAAGGCCCGGGAGCTGTATGAGCGGGTGCTCAAGAACAACCCCGATAACCTGGATGCGAAAACCAACCTGGGGATGACGTACATGGCCAGCGAAAACCCCGTACAGGGTGTTGTAATGCTGCGCGAGGTGCTGGCCACCGACCCCCGCAACGAAAAGGCGCTCTATAATCTGGGTGTGTTGTCGTTGCAAAGCAACCAGGCCGAAAAGGCCGTGGAGCGTTTCCGGGAGCTGGTGAAATATCACCCCGAAAACGAAAGCGGCCAATTTTACCTGGGGGTGGCCCTGGCGCAAACCGGCAACCGTGCCGAAGCCCGCAAGGTGTTCACCGAAGTAAAGAAAAACAGTACCGATCCGGCTTTGTCGGCCTCGGTTGATCAGGAATTGCAGAAGCTGCAATAATCATTTTTTAACCTTAACCACTTTCACCCATGCCCTGCGGTAAAAAAAGAAAGCGTCATAAGATTGCTACCCACAAACGCAAGAAGCGTCTGCGCAAGAACCGTCACAAGAAGAAGTAAGCCTTTCGGGGTTTGCTGGCGGGCGTAACGCACTGCGCGTTTAAGCGCCCGTCTATCTCTCATGTCATATCCCCGAGAGTGGCTAACTGTGCGCTTTCCCCGTGGCTTGAAAGGGAAGCTGGTGCTCTGTGCACTGGCTTCCCTTTGCGGGTTTCTGGTCAGGCCAGCGGGCTGCTCACTCGGAGATATACCTTAAACAGCCTAATCCATTGAGTAACGAATTAATCATTAATTCTACTCAGGACGGAGAACGGATTGCTCTGCTCCAGGACAAGCGGCTCATCGAATATCATTTCGACCGCAACGACACCAACTATTCCGTTGGTGACATCTTCCTGGGTACGGTCAAGAAAGTTATGCCCGGTCTGAACGCCGCGTTCATTGATATCGGGTATCAAAAGGATGCTTTTCTACACTACGGCGACCTTGGGGAAAATTTTCCCTCGCTTACCAAGTGGGTGAAAGGTGTCCAGTCGCAGAAAATTACCGTCGGCCCCCTGAAAACCTTCCAGTTTGATGGGCAGCTGGACAAAGTCGGCAAGATTGCTGACACCGTGAAAAAGGGCCAGCAAATGCTGGTTCAAATTGTCAAGGAGCCCATTTCCACCAAAGGCCCACGCCTGTCCACGGATATTTCCATGGCCGGTCGCTACCTCGTGCTGGTGCCCTTTTCCAATACCATCAGTGTTTCCAAGAAAATTGTCAGCCGCACGGAGCGGGAGCGTCTCAAGCGTCTCATTGCCTCCATTAAGCCCGATAATTTTGGCGTGATCATCCGCACCGTGGCTGAAGGCCGCGAAGTGGCTGAGCTCGACAAGGATATGCAGAGCATGGTGGATAACTGGAACCAGCTTTACCAGACCCTGCGCACGGCCAAGCCGAACGACAAGGTGCTGGGCGAGCTGGGCCGGACCAGCTCCATGCTGCGCGATATGCTCAACGAGTCGTTCGATGCCATTACCGTGGACTCGGCGCCGATGTATGAGGAGATGCGCAGCTACCTCCAGAAAATTGCCCCCGATAAGCTGGGTCTGCTTAAGCTTCACAACGCCAAAGTAAAGGTGTTTGAGCAGCACGGCATTGAAAAGCAGCTGAAGTCGCTGTTTGGCAAAACCGTGACGGTGCCGGGCGGTGGTTACCTCGTTATTGAGCACACCGAAGCCCTGCACGTTATCGACGTGAACTCGGGCAACAAAAGCAACCAGGAAGGCGACCAGGAGGCTACGGCTCTCATGATCAATATGCTGGCGGCCAAGGAAGTAGCCCGGCAGCTGCGCCTGCGTGATATGGGCGGCATTATCGTGGTCGATTTCATTGATATGAAGTCGGCAGATAGCCGCAAGAAGGTAGAAGACGCGGTGAAGGACATTATGAAGCACGATAAAGCGCGCTTCACTATTCTGCCCATCACCAAGTTTGGCCTGCTCCAGATTACGCGGCAGCGCGTACGCCCCGCCGAGAACATTGTAACCGGTGAGGTGTGCCCCACCTGTGGTGGCACGGGCAAGATTTCCGCTTCTATTCTGGTAACGGATGAAATCGACAACAGCATTGAAGACCTTCTGGTAACTCAAAACCAGGCGGGCATCACGCTGTATGTGCATCCGTTCCTGCACGCCTACTATACTAAAGGCTTGGTAAGCCGGCAGATGAAGTGGTACCTCAAGTACTACAAGTGGGTGAAAATCATGAAGGACACGTCCCTGGGCCTGACGGAATACCGCATCGAAGACGAGCAAGGCGAAGATATTGCCCTACACTCGGCCGCTGCGGCTATGAGCCGCCTGCAGGATCGTGAAATAGAAATTACAGACTAACGGTTTTTCTGCGAAAGCCCCGCCTGAACAAGAAGAAAAGCCCGCGCTGCTGGAAGCAACGCGGGCTTTTTTGTGCGGTAGAAGGCTGGCCTAGAACTTCAGGCCCAGATCCAGGGCAAACTCACTATTTTTGAGCACCACATTGCTGAAGTTGCGCTCATCGCCATAATAGTTGTCGATGTTGGGCAGGCCGCGCTGGTAGTGCAGGCCGGCGAATACCTTGGTGCTCTGGCCCATCTGGTACTCGGTGCCAAAGCCTATCATCACGCCCAGATCAGGCACCAGCAGGAATTTATTGGCTTTGAAAACGGCGTTGTTATTGCCTGGGTCTTTGTATTCTTTCTCGCCGTTGATCCGGGTGCCGATGTTGGCGCCGACCACGCCGCCCAGCTGGAAATAGAGCTTGGTATCGGTGGCAATATCGTTGGTGAAAAGCTTCATGGTGAGCGGAATCTGCAGATACTGGGCCGTGATTTTAGCCGTCTGCGAGGTGCCGGTACCCGGGTCGTTGTAGCGAATGGTGCCGCCTTTGCCGGCCAGCTCCAGCCCGGAACTGAAGGCGTAGTTTTCGCCAAAGAAATAATCAACTACCAGGCCGCCGCCCAAACCGAGCTTCGATTTTTCTTTCTCGAAGCTATTGGCCGAGCCATCGGCTCGCAGATATGTAATGGAAGGGGATACCTTCAGGCCAATTTCAACCTGCGCCGAAGCGGCAGTAGCGGTGGCGGCCGTCAGGAAAAGGGCCAGGAACGTCTTTTTCATATAAAAGCAAGGAAAAACGGGGTCAGACAATAGCGTCAGTAGCGCGGCGTTTCGTTTTGGCTAATTTCGCCCTAAAGATAGAAGCGTGAAGTACAATCTCCCCCACATGCGCCCGTTGTTTCACTTTCTGCCGTGGCTGTGTGCCATAGGACTGCTGGCCGGCTGTAGCCGGGATACTTCCTCCTGTGAGCTTGACCCGGCCGTAGCGCGGGTAGAGGCCCCGGTACAGATGGAGGATCTGACGCGCCCGTTCTTCCAGATTAAGACGCCCGCCGACGCCAAACGTTTTCTGGCGGCCGAGCCCCTGTTTGCTACCCATTTCCTGCTGCGCCGCCAATACCCCTCAGACGACGTGCTGGCCCAGCGCCTGACGCAGTTGGCCACCAACGAAGGACTGCAGAAGCTGGGCCGCGAAACAGAAGCCGCCTTTAAGGATACCGCGGCCCTGCGGCGCCAATTGCAGCAGGCCTTCCAGCACGTGCGCTTCTACTTCCCCGATTTCCGGGTGCCGCCCGTCAAGACCTTTGTAAGCGGCCTAAGCCAGGACGTATTCGTGAACGACAGCCTGCTGGTGCTGGGGCTCGACTTTTTTGTGGGCCCCAAGGCCAGCTACCGGCCCAACGTGCCCGAGTACATTGTCCGCCGCTATACGCCGGAGCATTTGTTGCCTACCGTGATGCTGGCCGTATCCAGCAAATACAACCGCAAGCAGCTAACCAACCAAACCATGCTGGCCGAAATGGTCCAGTTTGGCAAGGCGCTGTACTTCGCCGAAAAAATGCTGCCCTGCACCCCCGATTCCCTGCTGATTGGCTACACGGCCAAAGAAATAGAAGGTGTACAGTACAACGAAGGCAAAGTGTGGGGCCATTTCATTGAGAAAAACCTGCTGTACAATACCACGCCCTTCGTGATTCAGAAGTACGTAGGTGAGCGGCCCGACGTACCGGAAATCGACAAGACGGCGCCCGGCCGCATAGGAGCATGGGTTGGCTGGCAGATTGTGCGTAAGTATATGGCTGAAAACGCTAAGGTGACCTTGCCGCAGCTTATGGCCAACCGAGACGCGCAGCAGATCCTTAACCAGTCGCGCTACCGCCCGCAGAAGCGTAAGTAGGCGGTAAGGAAGGTGTAGCGCGAAGCTCCAGCTTCGCGTACGAGCAACGCGAGTTCCCACGCGTCTGCATACGCCGGCTACTCGCTTCGCTCGTGCACGAATCTGGAGCTTCGCGCTACTGTGGGCGCTACTGAATTCGCTACTGAATTTATGCACATCCTCGTTTTCAGCCAGTACCACACCAATCCCGACTGCCCGGCCACGAGCCGGCATTACTCCCTGCTGGCGCATATTGCCCGGTACCACCGCGTTACGCTCATTACCACCCGCACCTGGGAGCAACAGCGCCTGACGCAGGAGTTTCCGTGGCTACCGGAAGGCGTAGAGATGCGCGCCGCCGATATACCGTACCATAACCGCATGGGGCCGGCGCGGCGGGTACTGGCGTTTGGGCAGTACGTAGCCTACGCCTATCGGGAAGGGCTGAAAGTAGATAAGCCGGATGTTATCTGGGGCATTTCCACGCCGCTCACGGCCGCCTGGGTGGCGGCCCGGGTAGCGCGCCGGCGCCGGGTGCCGTGGGTATTTGAGGTGCAGGATTTGTGGCCATCTTTCCCCATTGCTATGGGGGCCGTACCTGCCGGCTGGGCCCGGCAACGGCTGTTTGCGCTGGAGAAAAGCCTGTACCAGAGCGCCGCCCATGTTCTGCCCCTCTCGCCGGATATGACGCGCTACGTTACCGATCTGGGAATACCGGCCGCCAAGGTAACTACCGTTCTCAATGGCACCGATCTGGACCTGGCTGCCCGCGCTACAGATGCAGCAGTGGCTGCGCTGCGCCAGGAGTATAGGTTGGAAGGCAAGCAGGTAGTGTTGTATGCCGGCACGTTTGGCCGAGCCAATGACATCCCGACCCTGGTAGCTGCCGCCGAGGAACTGGCGGCGCAGAATCCGGACATGTGCTGGCTGTTTATGGGCCTTGGCTACCACGAGCCGCTGATCCGGGAGGCAGCGGCGCGTTGCCCCGCTATTCGGCTGGTGCCGCCGCAGCCAAGGCATGCGGTATTCACGTGGTTTCGGTTGGCGGCAGTATCAGTAGTTTCGTTTCTGGAGATGCCTGTACTGGATGCCAATTCCCCCGCTAAATTCTACGACAGCCTCGCGGTAGGCACCCCGGTAATTGTAACCAACCAGGGCTGGACCAAGGCATTTGTAGAGCAGCACGGAGCCGGTTGGTTTGTACCGGCCGGGCAGCCTGATGCCCTGGCTACCAAGCTGCTGGAACTGCTTGCGCAGCCAGAAAAACTGCAGACAGCCGGCCAACGTGGTAAGCAGGCAGCCCGGCAATTATTTGACCGCCAGC
The Hymenobacter sp. DG25B genome window above contains:
- the mutY gene encoding A/G-specific adenine glycosylase; the protein is MTPSSSSAAHPFFSRALLAWYPRHRRDLPWRHTRDPYAIWLSEVILQQTRVKQGLPYYLDFITTYPTVHDLAAAPEDEVLRHWQGLGYYSRARNMHHTAQQVVREFEGQFPGTYAGLLQLRGVGQYTAAAIASFAYDEKVAVLDGNVFRVLARVFGISADIAVPASRKVFQQLADTLIPADAPAEFNQAIMEFGAIQCTPLKPDCLFCPVQSECYAFQHGLVAELPVKSKAKVARTRYFHYLVLRHADRIYMRKRIEKDIWLGLYDFALTETELPELAPHRIIDQVEALGGKLATDRVEEPTPAFRQVLSHQKLEARFHAVWLQEPLSAAAIAATGLTAFSMEEVEQLPKPLLITNYIGI
- a CDS encoding HU family DNA-binding protein; this translates as MTKAEVIAEIAEKTGIEKADVSATVEAFFKVVKDSMADGNNIYVRGFGSFVNKKRAKKVARNISKNTSIIIDEHFIPSFKPSKTFIGKIKNSKKIKELAQA
- a CDS encoding tetratricopeptide repeat protein, with product MARTSSSHQLILVLVALVIVGALFMLPKGIVKPKEGKGELAQTAARTANRDNGAAAPSTASVEGAAPVTAGATPEQPHMAATPAQQKELAQLRAKYAAADGTAKSRLAGDLAKQYAAVNKFDSAGYYYEQVAVARPGEQAWKRAADQYFEAFSFAATEERAKQLSAKARELYERVLKNNPDNLDAKTNLGMTYMASENPVQGVVMLREVLATDPRNEKALYNLGVLSLQSNQAEKAVERFRELVKYHPENESGQFYLGVALAQTGNRAEARKVFTEVKKNSTDPALSASVDQELQKLQ
- a CDS encoding ribonuclease E/G, with protein sequence MSNELIINSTQDGERIALLQDKRLIEYHFDRNDTNYSVGDIFLGTVKKVMPGLNAAFIDIGYQKDAFLHYGDLGENFPSLTKWVKGVQSQKITVGPLKTFQFDGQLDKVGKIADTVKKGQQMLVQIVKEPISTKGPRLSTDISMAGRYLVLVPFSNTISVSKKIVSRTERERLKRLIASIKPDNFGVIIRTVAEGREVAELDKDMQSMVDNWNQLYQTLRTAKPNDKVLGELGRTSSMLRDMLNESFDAITVDSAPMYEEMRSYLQKIAPDKLGLLKLHNAKVKVFEQHGIEKQLKSLFGKTVTVPGGGYLVIEHTEALHVIDVNSGNKSNQEGDQEATALMINMLAAKEVARQLRLRDMGGIIVVDFIDMKSADSRKKVEDAVKDIMKHDKARFTILPITKFGLLQITRQRVRPAENIVTGEVCPTCGGTGKISASILVTDEIDNSIEDLLVTQNQAGITLYVHPFLHAYYTKGLVSRQMKWYLKYYKWVKIMKDTSLGLTEYRIEDEQGEDIALHSAAAAMSRLQDREIEITD
- a CDS encoding porin family protein, whose product is MKKTFLALFLTAATATAASAQVEIGLKVSPSITYLRADGSANSFEKEKSKLGLGGGLVVDYFFGENYAFSSGLELAGKGGTIRYNDPGTGTSQTAKITAQYLQIPLTMKLFTNDIATDTKLYFQLGGVVGANIGTRINGEKEYKDPGNNNAVFKANKFLLVPDLGVMIGFGTEYQMGQSTKVFAGLHYQRGLPNIDNYYGDERNFSNVVLKNSEFALDLGLKF
- a CDS encoding gliding motility lipoprotein GldB — encoded protein: MKYNLPHMRPLFHFLPWLCAIGLLAGCSRDTSSCELDPAVARVEAPVQMEDLTRPFFQIKTPADAKRFLAAEPLFATHFLLRRQYPSDDVLAQRLTQLATNEGLQKLGRETEAAFKDTAALRRQLQQAFQHVRFYFPDFRVPPVKTFVSGLSQDVFVNDSLLVLGLDFFVGPKASYRPNVPEYIVRRYTPEHLLPTVMLAVSSKYNRKQLTNQTMLAEMVQFGKALYFAEKMLPCTPDSLLIGYTAKEIEGVQYNEGKVWGHFIEKNLLYNTTPFVIQKYVGERPDVPEIDKTAPGRIGAWVGWQIVRKYMAENAKVTLPQLMANRDAQQILNQSRYRPQKRK
- a CDS encoding glycosyltransferase family 4 protein; translation: MHILVFSQYHTNPDCPATSRHYSLLAHIARYHRVTLITTRTWEQQRLTQEFPWLPEGVEMRAADIPYHNRMGPARRVLAFGQYVAYAYREGLKVDKPDVIWGISTPLTAAWVAARVARRRRVPWVFEVQDLWPSFPIAMGAVPAGWARQRLFALEKSLYQSAAHVLPLSPDMTRYVTDLGIPAAKVTTVLNGTDLDLAARATDAAVAALRQEYRLEGKQVVLYAGTFGRANDIPTLVAAAEELAAQNPDMCWLFMGLGYHEPLIREAAARCPAIRLVPPQPRHAVFTWFRLAAVSVVSFLEMPVLDANSPAKFYDSLAVGTPVIVTNQGWTKAFVEQHGAGWFVPAGQPDALATKLLELLAQPEKLQTAGQRGKQAARQLFDRQQIAHTVKQVLEKAATLR